From the genome of Cryptococcus decagattii chromosome 8, complete sequence:
GTTATACTCCTGTAATAATTAACACGACGCGTCTCTCGACCAATTCGACGACTTGCATCTGATGCTTCATCCCCTACGCCAACTGTGTTTCTTCACTAATCCAGATCCAAATCTACCCTCAAATCCCTAATCGACCCTCTTCTTGATACACCCGCACGCAGTATGCGCCCGAGATAATGTCATTTGCTTCTTTCCCCATAGAAACTCTCGACTTGCCGAAAAACTTTCGCGAAGCTGCTCTCAAAGGTATATATATCTCTCGCTGTTGCTGTTCGCCGGCCATTAGAAAAGTGCTAATAATATCATGTCTCTCTCTGTACATAGCAAACCTGACGACATCCGCCATCCTCTTATCTCCAATACCAAAGCTGACAGAGCTGCTCAAATGCAAAATACCTTTTGCCCAAGATCTTGTCAAAGCCGTCTCACAAGCGCTGGCCCCTGAACCTGTCACTTTAGACGTTTTATTTGATGAGGACTACGGTCGAGGAGAATGTGAAAAGGGGActggagaggagatggtcggcaagggcaaggggAAATGGATATCAACCGGTGATGAAGGGTTGGACGAGTGTCTGGGAGGGGGTTTGAGAAGAGGTTGTCTGTATGAGATTGCTGGAGAGAGGTATGCCCGGCGTCCCCTTTCTTTTACAACGAAGATTGTTGTGTTTTTTGCTGATTTCTACGGATCGATCGATTGTTTACAGTGCGGCTGGCAAGTCTCATTTTGCGTTGACTCTTGCCCTTTGCTGCCAACTGTCGTCACTCACTTCGTCCCCTGGCGGCTCCCTTATCCTTACATCCGAACGAGAGCTCTCCACTGATCGACTGATTCAGCTCGCAGAATCTCTGTTGGCCACAAATGAGCCGTGGGTAGGGGAACATCATGAAGGAGAGATAGATCCTCGCGTCAAGGGTTTATTGGACAATGTCCTGTCAAACAGAGTCGGCGATATTGACGCTCTTGAACATGCTCTCAGCTACGCGATTCCTGCTCTCCTTGAATCCCGACTCAAAgcatcatcgtcatcatcgtccccatcatctcaaCCATTTCCCTCTCGTACATACATCAAGCCTATCAgactcatcatcctcgacTCTCTCACTGCCCTATTACGCGGCGGTAGCGCGTCGTCCCCTGCAACAAGACCTGCAGccacctcctcttcattcctGACAGAACGGTCCAAGCATCTGTGTGTGGTGGCTGATCTACTCAAGGCGCTGGCAGTGACGTACGATGTGGCGGTCGTTGTGATCAACCAAGTATCTGATGTTTTCCCGCGACACGTGCCGGCGTCGTCGTTTGGTTCACCTCCGGCGGCGGCGGGTACGCCTCCTAGTAGTGCTTGGGACCAGACTCAGCCGTTTGGGCCAGGTATGGCTCAACACCAAGCTTCaagtggaaaaggaaatggaggTGATCCCCCAATGCTTTACGCAAGTCAATCACGATGGTTCTCTGGTCAAAGCGATGTGTTGAACAAGGAAGCGAGTTTGGGTATCGTGTGGGCAAACGCAGTCAATGTACGGATTATGCTGTCAAGAACAggcaggaggaggatgttggATCAAAATGATCTGAGGCCGGTGAAACGTCGGCGGCCTCGTGATcaagacgaagatgaagatcaaaatcaagatgaagaagctgaaggTGGGGCTAGGGCTGATGAAcaagaagggagaagaagacagaTCAAAGTCGATGAAGCAAAGCCTACACTTATCAGGCGGATGCACGTCGTCTTCACCCCTTTTTGCCCCAGCGGCACGGTCGACTACGCGATCACCCCTAGCGGGATCCATTCCTTGCCTGGCAGCTATGAACCGGTCAATATCTTGGAAAATATGCGCAAGGTATGGGGTAACGGAAAAGGCACGCAGACGGCGTCGGTCATGATGGGTACAGGAGATATAGGTATGGGATGGGGAGGGATAGAAAAAAAGGGAGTTGGCGCTGTCGTTGGCGGTAGCGGGCTTCATGGGGATGTGTTTGATGATTATGGGGAACTGCCGGCAGAGTATTGGGATGTGGTGATAGCTGGAGAGACTATGGCTGTTGAGCCGCCTGTGATGGAAGAGACGGATGAGCGTGTTGTTAGTGAAGCAGATGcagtggaagagatgggtCATAATGTCAGCCATGAAACCGAGCAAGAGGGGTTAAGCAAGGAAAAATAGCTTTACGGTTTAGCATGGTTATTTTGTACTGCTACTTTGATGTAATAACATGACAAGACACAACTTTTTCATTGCTAGATACAGTTTAAGTACGGCTTCTTGAATTCATAATCTCATGCCTCGGGGCCAGTGGGTTTCCCACTGGTTGCAATTCCATTACCCACATTGGCACCTTGGACAGCAATACTAGCCCCCTTAACAGCAGAGGCAGCGGATGATCCGACATTGGCACCCGATTGACCGATATCTACCGACCCACAATGCCTGTCAATCATTTTCATctgggaaggaaaaagcACTGATGTAACATACCTTGAGCGACACCCTCTGCCTCTTTCCCAAAGTTGTGCTCTATTGCCTTGTGTGAGTCCCCACTGATGGCTCCTCCCACCGAGCTCGCCGCTTCCACGACACCTTTGGCGGCGAACCCAACTTGctcccatccttcttctgccatTTTCCTAAAGCTCGatttttcctcttccttgacgGGTTGACCAGGTCTGACACTATCTGGAAGGTACGAAGCAGCTGCGGAACCGCCAGCGTGGACAGTGTTGCCGATAACAATGGAAGCAGCTTCGGCTTTGGTGGCAAAGGTGTCGGTGGTTTCTTTGGCGGAGCGGGCTGCGTTGGCAGTGGTTTCGGAAGGTGGAGCGGGTTGTTCAGGGTTGGTATGCGCGATATGTCTACCATTGCTTTTTGTCAGCGGGGGAAAAGAGCATTGTCGCATGAGGGTAAAACTTGGGACATACCGATCGGTGTACTCATGAATCCTATTGGCCAAAGAGTGTCCAGCGCCGACTATAGTCTGAGCAAAAGTCTCGCCCCAACCTGGCTTGACCGCTGCTTCTCCTCCGGTTTCCCATTCATCATCTACAAAGAGCGTCCTCTCGTCCCATACGTTATGAGCTTGAAGATGCGCTTCGAATGTTTTGAGTGAAGCTTCAGTGGCTTCCCATTCGTCCTGGCTTTTACTGATAGAATAAAAAGTGTCAATTGATTTGACCCTTACCACTGAATTGAGACTGGCAAGCGACTGACCTGTGTTTTGTAGTGAACCTTACCTGGCCTACAGGCTGGCTCCCGTCAGGCGCAGGAGGCCCCGGGCTGAATGAATACCATGGGTGCTCGTCCTTGGATTTCAGCCTTTGTATGGGGAGTTTtggggagagagggaatGAGGATGCTCCGATGGTGAGGGTGAGTGTCTCTGCATTGTGGGTGGGAGGGCTGGGGGGCAGAAGGACAAGGGTGAGGGTGCCGCTGGAGAGGGGGAGTAGGTCTGAGGCGGGGGTGGGGAGGTGGTAGACTGAACAGTCTGGGATTTCTATAAGGGTGGACATTACTATATGCTGAAAAGTGTATAGATAACAGACGGAGATGGCACCGACTGAAATAATTGAGGCGGAGAATGGGAATCATGACGTCATTTGATGGGAATGATGGCCCAGAAGAGGAATCCGTTCCTAGGCACAGGACGTCACCGCTGATTAAGATTACTTACTCATCGTATACATAATCAATTTCATAACGGTCTCATATATAAACCACATCTATGCTTGCACGGCAGCTCATCCCTGCTATATCCACAGAACACTTCCCCAAGTTCGCTCCTGCCATACAACACCACTACCGCACAATGAGCACTGACAAGAAGGACATCACCAACTGGGCCGGCAAGGACGGCTCGTTCAAGCGACAAGCCAGCTCTTTCAGAGACTTTATCGAGCCTGGTGGCAAGTTTGCCCCAGAGAAGGGTACGTGTGATTGTGAATGAAAAGTGGTGTTGATGTAGTGGGTCGCAGGACGATACCACCTCTATGTCAGTTTGGCTTGTCCTTGGGCACACAGGACTTTGATCGTCCGAGAGCTCAAGGGTCTCGAAGACTTTCTCGGTAGGTTCGATCCCTACATAAATCTCAAAGGACTAACTTGCTGAATGTTCTATCTCAAAGACGTCTCTGTCGTCCACCCACACATGCTTGAGGGTGGATGGCACTTTGTCCCCAAAGACAAGGCCTCTGCCAAACCTGCTCCCTCCTCCGCCCACGATAACGATACCTTCCCCAACGCTACTTCTGACCCTCTCTTCGGCTTCTCCCACCTCCGCGACCTCTATTTCAAAGCTCAACCCGACTACTCCGCCCGATTCACTGTACCTGTTGTTTGGGATAAAAAGGAAAACACCATTGTCAACAACGAATCTAGCGAGATTATCCGTTTCTTCAACACTGCGTTCAACAAGGAATTGCCCGCCGATAAAGCCAAGCTTGATTTGTACCCTGAAGACTTGAAAAAGGAAATTGACGAGCTGAACGAATGGGTGTACAATGATATCAACAATGGCGTGTACAAGTCTGGTTTCGCGAGCACCCAAGAGGCTTACGAGGCTGCTGTCAAGCCCTTGGCCAAGGCGCTTCAAAAGGTCGAGGATAGGCTGAGTGATGGAAGGGAGTTTTTGATGGGTGACAGACTAACTGAAGCTGATGTCAGGTATgcccttttttcttcttgtcctgTATCCTTTTTATTTACCACTTTTTTGACTCTTTACTCTTTTGTCAGGCTGTATACCACCATCATCCGATACGACCCCGTCTACTACGTCCACTTCAAGTGCAACTTTGGTCTCAGTACGTTGGAATTTCCCCTCCAAATCATATGTTACGGTAGCTTatacactttttttttggttaGTCCGGCACAATTATCCCAACTTGCACAAGTGGCTCCAGCGTCTCTACTGGAACAACCCCGCTTTCAAGGATACTACCGACTTTGACCGTACGTCCTTCCTCAtgaatatatatatattggtcatggatgatgagtttAAATATACTAACTACTCTTGTAGATATCAAGGAGCACTACTACTACTCGCACTCTCAAATCAATCCCAACCGCATCGTTCCCTTTGGACCCGACGTCAACATTGAGCCTCTCAAGTAAAGTGAATCTCAAAGTTGAGCTtcgaaaaaaaaagaggtGCTaacaaaaaaggaaatgacaagaaaATGTGTAATATTATAGTCGAGAGTTATGAATTGGGATGCCCCTGCATTTTATCAAATACTTGAAACCCCGAATAAGACTTTCAAAGCAACTGCAGTTTTTATCTCTACATATCTACCTCCGAACAACCAACTCCGCACTCCAACTCCAATCGAACGTATAGATCTATTCCTTCttatcttcccttttcaGACTCTGCAGTCCATACTCTTTCAACACCTCATCCCCAGAGACAGAAGGTGATTTGAACACTGGATCTTGACCTGTAGTGCTTTTGGGGAACGCAATCACCTCACGTATAGATTTTGCTCCGCACAGAATGGCCACCAGTCGGTCAAAGCCTGATTTCATTAAAAGTTGTcagtatatatatatatatgtaaACCCATGTAACCGGGAGACGAAAGTGGGCGACTCACCGAGAGCAAGACCACCATGTGGGGGCGCACCACATTTCAACGCTCTCAAAAGATGATCAAATCTGCTCATCTCTTGTTCATCCAACTGCAACACTTCCTTCATCACCCATTCCTGCAACTTGACATCATGTATCCTCACACTCCCTCCCCCAATCTCCTGTCCATCCAACACTAAATCATAGTGCTGTCCCCTGACGCCGTCGACTTTACCGGCTTTCAGATCGGCGAGATCTTCGTACATGGGCGCGGTGAATGGGTGGTGGGTGGAGGAGTATCGTCCGCGGGAGAGGTGGATCTTGTCTTCGTCAGCGAGGGTGAATAGCGGGAATTGCGTGATCCAGAGAAAGTGCGGTTGGGTAGGCAGCGTCATCAAGCCTAACATCCCCAATTAATAGAGAGGATCAGTATTGAATACAATGATCATaaaaagcaagaagaaaaaaataCCTTTGGCGACAAGCTCTTCCATGAGCTGTACACGTAATCTTCCCAAATGAgtccatcctccttctgcaatcttcttcctcctcgatAACCAAACAACATCTCCGGGGTTCACACCACCAGGCAAAGATTTGTCCAAACTCAGCCCGAGGGAAGCGGTCAAAACGGATTCACCGAGCCATGAATGGGTGTTGGCGTTTGTGATTTTGACATAATCAACCTACAAAAAGGTGGGGGCCGGGGAATTTAGTTGAAAACTTGAGGATGGATTGACATTAAACATACGAAAGAGCTGCTAGCAGCGATGGAAGAAATGTCAAGACCAGCTGCTTGCGCAGCGGGCGTGACCATCCATTCAACAGTGTATGGACTTTGGTCAAGAAGGACCTTGTCAAGAGAATTGTCGGAGAGTGTAGGGTAATAGCCTATAGGTAAAGTCTGGTACCAGGGTTCGTGTGGAGGTCAGTGAAGAGTTTAAAATCCCCCTGGGATCGATATAAGGCGGTTGTGAGAGAGTGACTTACATACATCTCAAACCTGGTGTCCGGCTTATCAGACCCATACTATTTTCGCTGTTAACCGTCCTCCGTTCCCCCATGGAGATTTACCCATTTtaagaaggaagagaaaaacTCACTACATCCATAGCCACTTCATACGGCATAACCCGGAACCATCCCTCCAAATCAACACCTTTTACTTCTTTCCAAATCTTCTTGATCATCccttccaccacctctCTAACTTCTTGTCCTCCAATCGCCCACGTACTCCTCATTTGACCTTCTCCCTTTGGCTGCTCAGCCGCCCCACTCACGAAACCCATTTCCAAATCAATCTGCGTAAACTCGGGCTGCCtatccttcctcccatcttcatcaCGGAAACATTTCGCGATTTGGTAGTACTTGGGGATAGCGCCGGACGAAATGAGGAGCTGCTTCGGTTGTTGAGGTGATTGAGGGAGAGCGTAGAATGTAGGTTGGCCGCCTTCAGAGGTGGGGGATCGGGTAGGGACGAGGAATTCTCGAGCACCTTCGGGGGATGAGTTGAGTAAGATGGGTGTTTCGATTTCGGTGAATCCTGTAAATGTTTTAAATAAATTGAAAAAAGTCAGCACCACTTGTCTACATGGTGGTTTTTTTCTCCAAAATATGGAATTTTCTAA
Proteins encoded in this window:
- a CDS encoding aspartate-tRNA ligase, translated to MAFRTSRSLTALRASSRSTVTRTAPRVWGAAASRVLIRGNATATLTPRQIQPLQEEGSLKAHYGPRPKITHDIADLSPSLVDQKVVIAGWLFSQRRASDNLHFFTLRSPSSSSAVQLVSRAKDVSSDMMEYPLESVVLVQGTVRARKQKAKTASSAIDEIELEVQGVTLLNPADQTLPFYPNRPEVANEDLRAHHRYLDLRRQDLANNLQTRSKVAHIIRNYLHDQGFTEIETPILLNSSPEGAREFLVPTRSPTSEGGQPTFYALPQSPQQPKQLLISSGAIPKYYQIAKCFRDEDGRKDRQPEFTQIDLEMGFVSGAAEQPKGEGQMRSTWAIGGQEVREVVEGMIKKIWKEVKGVDLEGWFRVMPYEVAMDVYGSDKPDTRFEMYTLPIGYYPTLSDNSLDKVLLDQSPYTVEWMVTPAAQAAGLDISSIAASSSFVDYVKITNANTHSWLGESVLTASLGLSLDKSLPGGVNPGDVVWLSRRKKIAEGGWTHLGRLRVQLMEELVAKGLMTLPTQPHFLWITQFPLFTLADEDKIHLSRGRYSSTHHPFTAPMYEDLADLKAGKVDGVRGQHYDLVLDGQEIGGGSVRIHDVKLQEWVMKEVLQLDEQEMSRFDHLLRALKCGAPPHGGLALGFDRLVAILCGAKSIREVIAFPKSTTGQDPVFKSPSVSGDEVLKEYGLQSLKREDKKE